A genomic segment from Microbacterium sp. SORGH_AS_0428 encodes:
- a CDS encoding aldehyde dehydrogenase family protein produces the protein MTIALDHGPLRERVARFLADDPGRLLIGGRWVAASDTFASLDPATGEMLAEVARASAADVDAAVRAAGAALESPAWARMRPADRSKLLWRIADVMEEHLDDLAELETLDQGKSLGTARFGEVPAAISQFRYYAGWPTKITGETIPTSLTRTPEGKDVFAYTRREPVGVVAAIVPWNSPLIMTAMKLAPALAAGCTIVLKPAENTSLSALYLGRLLQEAGLPDGVVNIVTGYGHETGQALVEHRGVAKIAFTGSTAVGKKLVATASDRLARLTLELGGKSPSIILPDADLSAAVAGVSRGIFDNGGQVCVASARIYAHRDVYDEVVAGMAAAGDALRLGHGLAAGTDLGPLVSETQARRVAAYVDEGAADGVTVVTGGERTGSAGTFFTPTVLTDVPPHARLMREEIFGPVAVVTPFDDLDEVVGWANDSDYGLAASIWTEGLSNAHRVAARLAAGTVWVNCHSFLGPELPKGGHKESGWGYENGAQGLENYLETKSVVMVV, from the coding sequence ATGACCATCGCGCTCGATCACGGGCCGCTCCGCGAGCGGGTCGCCCGCTTCCTCGCCGACGATCCCGGTCGCCTGCTCATCGGCGGACGCTGGGTCGCCGCATCCGACACCTTCGCCTCGCTCGACCCGGCGACCGGCGAGATGCTCGCCGAGGTGGCTCGCGCCTCGGCCGCCGACGTCGATGCCGCCGTCCGCGCGGCGGGCGCCGCGCTGGAGAGCCCCGCCTGGGCGCGGATGCGGCCGGCCGACCGCTCGAAGCTGCTGTGGCGCATCGCCGACGTCATGGAGGAGCACCTCGACGACCTCGCCGAGCTCGAGACCCTCGACCAGGGCAAGAGCCTCGGCACGGCCCGCTTCGGCGAGGTTCCCGCCGCCATCTCGCAGTTCCGCTACTACGCGGGCTGGCCCACGAAGATCACGGGCGAGACGATCCCCACCTCGCTGACCCGCACCCCCGAGGGCAAGGACGTCTTCGCCTACACGCGGCGCGAGCCCGTGGGCGTGGTCGCGGCGATCGTGCCGTGGAACTCGCCGCTCATCATGACGGCGATGAAGCTCGCCCCCGCTCTGGCGGCCGGCTGCACGATCGTTCTCAAGCCCGCCGAGAACACCTCGCTCAGCGCGCTCTACCTCGGACGCCTCCTGCAGGAGGCGGGGCTGCCCGACGGCGTGGTCAACATCGTCACCGGCTACGGGCACGAGACCGGACAGGCACTCGTCGAGCACCGCGGCGTCGCGAAGATCGCCTTCACCGGCTCGACCGCGGTGGGCAAGAAGCTGGTGGCGACCGCATCCGATCGTCTGGCCCGCCTCACGCTGGAGCTCGGCGGCAAGTCGCCGTCGATCATCCTGCCGGATGCGGATCTGTCCGCCGCCGTCGCGGGCGTCTCACGCGGCATCTTCGACAACGGCGGCCAGGTGTGCGTCGCGAGCGCACGCATCTACGCGCACCGCGACGTGTATGACGAGGTCGTCGCCGGCATGGCGGCCGCGGGCGACGCACTGCGACTCGGTCACGGACTTGCGGCCGGTACGGATCTCGGCCCCCTCGTGAGCGAGACGCAGGCCAGGCGCGTCGCCGCCTACGTCGACGAGGGTGCGGCCGACGGGGTCACCGTGGTCACCGGCGGCGAGCGCACCGGAAGCGCAGGCACCTTCTTCACCCCCACCGTGCTGACCGACGTCCCCCCGCACGCCCGCCTCATGCGCGAGGAGATCTTCGGACCCGTCGCCGTCGTGACCCCGTTCGACGACCTCGACGAGGTCGTCGGCTGGGCGAACGACAGCGACTACGGGCTCGCCGCGAGCATCTGGACGGAGGGGCTCAGCAACGCCCACCGCGTCGCCGCACGCCTTGCGGCAGGAACCGTGTGGGTCAACTGCCACTCCTTCCTGGGCCCCGAGCTCCCCAAGGGCGGGCACAAGGAGTCGGGCTGGGGCTACGAGAACGGAGCGCAGGGGTTGGAGAACTATCTCGAGACGAAGTCGGTGGTGATGGTCGTATGA
- a CDS encoding amidohydrolase, with protein sequence MPPTARLFLPDVVVTMDDERRVLTDAGVLVTGDTITDVAPRAELIAAHPDAERIELPDRLLMPGLINAHHHSGMLRGTAEHLPVWEWLRLHIDPMHRVLRPDEAEAAAWLCYAEGLLAGTTTVVDMWRYMDGAARAASALGNRVVTVNYVGEHPDFDYFDTLDDNERMLSEWTGAANGRIMPWVGLEHPFYADAAGQRRAIALANAYGTGLYTHCSESEIELADFAARHGARPMFALEELGFFDVPRAMIAHAVWLDQAEVDLIAARGVGVSHNPVSNMKLASGMAPVAEMLAAGVHVGLGTDGEKENNNLDMFEEMKVASLLGKLRTMDAAAMDSWQVLGMATRGGAAAIGRGDELGALTPGRKADFVAVRTDTPRMTPFMPDGAYPNIHHNLVHAVRGSDVDMTVVDGGIVVQDGRLVNADLGELIDRVRALVPDLFARRSAWIAAQGELDGLFH encoded by the coding sequence GTGCCTCCCACCGCGCGCCTCTTCCTGCCCGATGTCGTCGTCACGATGGACGACGAGCGCCGCGTCCTCACGGATGCGGGCGTCCTCGTCACCGGCGACACGATCACCGACGTCGCGCCCCGCGCGGAGCTGATCGCGGCGCACCCCGACGCCGAGCGCATCGAGCTGCCCGACCGCCTGCTCATGCCGGGCCTGATCAACGCCCACCACCACTCCGGGATGCTGCGCGGCACCGCCGAGCACCTGCCGGTCTGGGAGTGGCTGCGGCTGCACATCGACCCGATGCACCGCGTGCTTCGCCCCGACGAGGCCGAGGCCGCCGCGTGGCTCTGCTACGCCGAGGGGCTGCTGGCCGGCACCACGACCGTCGTCGACATGTGGCGCTACATGGACGGCGCAGCGCGCGCCGCATCCGCGCTCGGCAACCGTGTCGTCACCGTGAACTACGTCGGCGAGCACCCCGACTTCGACTACTTCGACACCCTCGACGACAACGAGCGGATGCTGTCGGAGTGGACGGGCGCAGCCAACGGCCGCATCATGCCCTGGGTCGGACTCGAGCACCCGTTCTACGCGGATGCGGCGGGCCAGCGCCGCGCGATCGCACTGGCCAACGCCTACGGCACCGGTCTCTACACGCACTGCAGCGAGTCGGAGATCGAACTGGCCGATTTCGCCGCCCGCCACGGCGCCCGGCCGATGTTCGCGCTCGAGGAGCTCGGCTTCTTCGATGTGCCGCGCGCGATGATCGCCCACGCCGTGTGGCTGGATCAGGCCGAGGTCGACCTCATCGCCGCGCGCGGCGTCGGCGTCTCGCACAACCCGGTCTCCAACATGAAGCTCGCCAGCGGGATGGCACCGGTCGCCGAGATGCTCGCCGCGGGTGTCCACGTGGGACTCGGGACCGACGGCGAGAAGGAGAACAACAACCTCGACATGTTCGAGGAGATGAAGGTCGCCTCCCTCCTCGGCAAGCTCCGCACGATGGATGCGGCTGCGATGGACTCGTGGCAGGTGCTGGGCATGGCGACCCGCGGCGGCGCGGCGGCGATCGGCCGCGGCGACGAGCTCGGCGCGCTGACCCCGGGTCGGAAGGCCGACTTCGTCGCCGTGCGTACCGACACCCCCCGCATGACCCCCTTCATGCCCGACGGCGCATATCCCAACATCCACCACAACCTCGTGCACGCGGTGCGCGGCTCCGATGTCGACATGACGGTCGTCGACGGGGGGATCGTCGTGCAGGACGGCCGCCTCGTGAACGCCGACCTGGGCGAGCTCATCGACCGCGTGCGCGCGCTCGTGCCCGACCTCTTCGCCCGCCGCTCCGCCTGGATCGCAGCGCAGGGCGAGCTCGACGGACTGTTCCACTGA
- a CDS encoding helix-turn-helix domain-containing protein, producing the protein MGRTRTFDEDAVVRAARDVFWQHGYAEASVPDLEAATGLGRSSLYHSFGSKRELFDAAIESYLDEVIRPRLAPLLGPDVSADALETYLTGLAAALQAPRTRLAEHGCLLMNTVRGTLADDEHVRRAVGQYRTELTTAFAAGVAARRPDLDAEDHAVLTRSCTAHVLSAMAIVRAQPAAAADLVDNARILVAGWAPR; encoded by the coding sequence ATGGGTCGCACTCGGACCTTCGACGAAGACGCGGTCGTGCGCGCGGCGCGCGACGTGTTCTGGCAGCACGGTTATGCCGAGGCATCCGTTCCGGACCTCGAGGCGGCCACCGGGCTCGGCCGCTCGAGCCTGTACCACTCGTTCGGCAGCAAGCGCGAGCTGTTCGACGCGGCGATCGAGAGCTACCTCGACGAGGTGATCCGGCCACGACTCGCCCCTCTCCTGGGACCCGACGTGAGCGCCGATGCGCTCGAGACCTACCTCACCGGTCTTGCCGCCGCTCTGCAAGCCCCTCGGACGCGGCTCGCCGAGCACGGCTGCCTCCTGATGAACACCGTGCGCGGCACCCTGGCCGACGACGAGCACGTCAGACGCGCGGTCGGCCAGTACCGCACCGAACTGACGACGGCCTTCGCCGCCGGCGTCGCCGCCCGTCGCCCCGATCTGGATGCGGAGGACCACGCCGTGCTCACCCGCTCCTGCACCGCGCACGTGCTCTCGGCCATGGCCATCGTGCGCGCCCAGCCCGCCGCGGCGGCGGACCTCGTGGACAACGCCCGCATCCTGGTCGCGGGGTGGGCTCCGCGCTGA
- a CDS encoding molybdopterin cofactor-binding domain-containing protein → MRFEVNGEAVDAEPAAGQCLRTLLREHGHTEVKKGCDAGDCGACSVLLDGEPVHSCIIPAVRMEGRSVTTAAGLAPPGELHPVQEAIAENFGFQCGFCTPGMSVTASTVCEHDLDDLDRKMKGNLCRCTGYRPIREAIRSSVLGPVRETGSAPTGAVGTSLVPPAARRIVQGLEPYTFDEPVVGTLVLRVLSSPHAHARIRSIDTTAARAIAGVVAVYTHEDVPDVRYSTGRHEHRTDDPDDTRMLDSVVRHVGQRVAAVVAETAAAADAACRAIRVDYEVLPAVFDPEAARTPGAPLLHPDRTPQDRVDHADRNTVLSLQENHGGDVEEALAASEVTVTGTWQTGRVTHAQLETHGSIGWIDDDGRLVIRSSTQVPFLVRDEIARIFGRNPAEVRVYAARVGGGFGGKQEIFTEDLVALAVLDTGRPVSYEFSRTDEFQRAALRHPMRVAVTLGATRDGMLTAMKLDLLSDTGAYGNHSRGVLFHACADAMTVYRSPVRDIHAEVVYTNNVPSGAFRGYGLGQVILGVESAMDELALALDMDPFELRRRNVIRPGDELHEPDLRWGSYGLDQCLDLAESALRRGNGVTAPEGWAVGEGMAVAMIATMAPFGHISHTTATLRPDGTYALRAGTSEFGNGTTVVLRQIAASVFGVGVDRLDLKTADTDLVSHDTGAFASAGVTVAGKALYAACLALEQRMLRIARELVPDAEPELTSDGVRSGDRLISFAEIVAAASDATPEGLTTTGAELGEVRSLAFNVHAVRVAVDPSTGIVRILQSIQSADAGTVLNPAQCRGQVEGGAAQGIGSALYEEVLIDADGRVENPVFRTYRVPQFADIVDTEVYFAETRDDLGPFGAKSMSESPYNPVAPAIGNAIARALGVRPYQQPFTRARVWRLAQG, encoded by the coding sequence ATGAGGTTCGAGGTCAACGGCGAGGCCGTGGATGCGGAGCCCGCCGCCGGTCAGTGCCTCCGCACGCTCCTGCGCGAGCACGGACACACCGAGGTGAAGAAGGGGTGCGACGCCGGCGACTGCGGCGCCTGCTCGGTGCTCCTGGACGGCGAGCCCGTGCACTCCTGCATCATCCCGGCCGTGCGGATGGAGGGCCGTTCGGTCACGACCGCCGCGGGCCTCGCCCCGCCCGGCGAGCTGCACCCCGTACAGGAGGCGATCGCCGAGAACTTCGGATTCCAGTGCGGATTCTGCACGCCCGGAATGAGCGTGACCGCATCCACCGTCTGCGAGCACGATCTCGACGACCTCGACCGCAAGATGAAGGGCAACCTGTGCCGCTGCACCGGGTACCGCCCCATCCGCGAGGCCATCCGATCCTCGGTGCTGGGCCCCGTGCGCGAGACCGGATCCGCGCCCACCGGCGCCGTCGGCACCTCGCTCGTCCCGCCAGCCGCCCGCCGCATCGTGCAGGGGCTCGAGCCCTATACCTTCGACGAGCCCGTCGTCGGCACCCTCGTGCTGCGTGTGCTGTCCTCGCCGCACGCGCACGCCCGCATCCGCTCGATCGACACGACCGCCGCGCGCGCGATCGCGGGGGTCGTGGCGGTCTACACGCACGAGGACGTCCCGGACGTGCGGTACTCGACCGGCCGCCACGAGCACCGCACGGACGACCCCGACGACACCCGCATGCTCGACTCGGTGGTGCGCCACGTGGGTCAGCGGGTCGCGGCCGTCGTGGCAGAGACGGCGGCGGCGGCGGATGCGGCCTGCCGCGCCATCCGGGTGGACTACGAGGTACTGCCCGCCGTCTTCGACCCTGAGGCCGCCCGGACCCCGGGTGCACCGCTGCTGCACCCGGACCGCACGCCGCAGGACCGCGTCGACCACGCCGATCGCAACACGGTGCTCTCGCTGCAGGAGAACCACGGCGGCGACGTCGAGGAGGCGCTGGCGGCGAGCGAGGTCACCGTCACGGGGACCTGGCAGACCGGCCGCGTGACCCACGCACAGCTCGAGACGCACGGCTCGATCGGGTGGATCGACGACGACGGGCGGCTCGTCATCCGCTCCAGCACCCAGGTTCCGTTCCTCGTGCGCGACGAGATCGCACGGATCTTCGGCCGGAACCCCGCCGAGGTGCGCGTGTACGCTGCCCGCGTCGGCGGCGGCTTCGGCGGCAAGCAGGAGATCTTCACGGAGGACCTCGTGGCCCTCGCCGTGCTCGACACCGGCCGTCCGGTCTCGTACGAGTTCTCCCGCACCGACGAGTTCCAGCGCGCAGCTCTGCGTCATCCGATGCGCGTCGCGGTGACGCTCGGCGCGACCCGCGACGGCATGCTGACCGCGATGAAGCTCGACCTTCTGAGCGACACCGGAGCCTACGGCAACCACTCGCGGGGCGTGCTGTTCCACGCGTGCGCCGACGCGATGACGGTGTACCGCTCACCCGTGCGCGACATCCACGCGGAGGTCGTGTACACGAACAACGTGCCCTCCGGAGCGTTCCGCGGGTACGGGCTCGGCCAGGTGATCCTGGGGGTCGAGTCGGCGATGGACGAACTGGCCCTCGCCCTCGACATGGACCCGTTCGAGCTCCGTCGACGCAACGTGATCCGGCCGGGCGACGAGCTGCACGAGCCCGACCTGCGGTGGGGATCCTACGGACTCGACCAGTGCCTGGATCTGGCCGAGAGCGCGCTGCGGCGCGGCAACGGAGTGACCGCGCCCGAGGGCTGGGCGGTCGGCGAGGGCATGGCGGTCGCGATGATCGCGACGATGGCCCCGTTCGGCCACATCTCCCACACCACCGCCACGCTGCGCCCCGACGGCACCTACGCGCTGCGCGCCGGCACGAGCGAGTTCGGCAACGGCACCACGGTCGTGCTGCGCCAGATCGCCGCATCCGTCTTCGGCGTCGGCGTGGACCGGCTCGACCTCAAGACCGCCGACACCGACCTCGTCAGCCACGACACGGGCGCCTTCGCCTCGGCGGGCGTGACGGTCGCCGGCAAAGCGCTCTACGCGGCCTGCCTCGCCCTCGAGCAGCGCATGCTGCGCATCGCGCGCGAGCTCGTCCCGGATGCGGAACCCGAGCTCACCTCGGACGGGGTGCGCTCCGGCGACCGACTGATCTCCTTCGCGGAGATCGTGGCGGCCGCATCCGATGCGACGCCGGAGGGTCTGACGACCACGGGCGCGGAGCTCGGCGAGGTGCGCTCTCTCGCATTCAACGTGCACGCCGTGCGGGTGGCCGTCGACCCCTCGACCGGTATCGTCCGCATCCTCCAGTCCATCCAGTCGGCGGATGCGGGCACGGTCCTCAATCCGGCGCAGTGCCGGGGCCAGGTCGAGGGCGGTGCGGCACAGGGTATCGGCAGCGCGCTCTACGAAGAGGTGCTGATCGACGCGGACGGCCGCGTGGAGAACCCGGTCTTCCGCACGTACCGCGTGCCGCAGTTCGCCGACATCGTCGACACCGAGGTGTACTTCGCCGAGACCCGTGACGACCTCGGCCCGTTCGGCGCGAAGTCGATGAGCGAGTCGCCCTACAATCCCGTCGCACCGGCGATCGGCAACGCGATCGCCCGCGCACTGGGGGTGCGCCCGTACCAGCAGCCGTTCACCCGCGCGCGCGTCTGGCGCCTCGCCCAGGGGTGA
- a CDS encoding FAD binding domain-containing protein, translating into MDITTITSFRPARSRSDLRLNEGEVFIAGGTWLMSEPLPGTTGFVDLTTLGWAEIELIENGLRVGATCTIARFLAWSEGRAADLPPVPAEWTAAHLVADAAHALLASFKIWNTATVGGNVCRSFAAGAMISLAAALDATAVIWTPDGDERRMPVAEVPTGNGTNVLARGEVLRALEFPASALRSTVRLRKIALAELGRSGAVVTGRVDEDGRSVFTLTAATAAPTVLRFASLPDAATLAASVGSVSGYYTDPLGSADWRRGVSIEFAERIRAELEEAV; encoded by the coding sequence GTGGACATCACGACCATCACGAGTTTCCGCCCGGCGCGAAGCCGGTCCGACCTGCGCCTGAACGAGGGCGAGGTCTTCATCGCGGGCGGCACCTGGCTCATGAGCGAGCCGCTGCCGGGCACGACCGGCTTCGTCGATCTCACGACCCTCGGCTGGGCCGAGATCGAGCTCATCGAGAACGGCCTGCGGGTCGGAGCCACCTGCACGATCGCCCGTTTCCTCGCCTGGTCCGAGGGGCGCGCGGCCGACCTGCCGCCGGTTCCCGCCGAGTGGACCGCCGCACACCTCGTCGCGGATGCGGCGCATGCCCTCCTCGCATCGTTCAAGATCTGGAACACCGCCACCGTCGGCGGCAACGTGTGCCGCTCGTTCGCCGCGGGCGCCATGATCTCACTCGCCGCAGCGCTGGACGCGACGGCCGTCATCTGGACGCCGGACGGCGACGAGCGCCGCATGCCCGTCGCCGAAGTGCCCACCGGCAACGGCACCAACGTGCTGGCCCGCGGGGAGGTCCTGCGGGCGCTCGAGTTCCCCGCATCCGCCCTGCGCTCCACCGTGCGCCTGCGCAAGATCGCCCTCGCCGAGCTGGGCCGCTCCGGAGCGGTCGTCACCGGCCGCGTCGACGAGGACGGACGGAGCGTGTTCACCCTGACCGCCGCCACTGCGGCGCCCACCGTGCTGCGCTTCGCCTCGCTTCCGGATGCGGCGACGCTGGCTGCATCCGTCGGTTCCGTGTCCGGTTACTACACCGATCCCCTCGGTTCTGCGGACTGGCGGCGAGGGGTGAGCATCGAGTTCGCGGAGCGGATCCGGGCCGAGCTGGAGGAGGCCGTATGA
- a CDS encoding XRE family transcriptional regulator: protein MTTDALTEPDAAGPADAEAYIGVSLGRRIRAARTAKKLSMRALAGAAEISQPFLSQIEGGRTMPSILTLFKLAKVLDISPSELLPAEEEPEPIHVVRRGEGELVPVSESDDGAVSRIISSAATRGATVQEYRITRAPYVGEWFESDGENTIYLVSGSLTVELEDRGSWTLGAGDALSHPGALRNRWRIDGAEPAVLLLVHVAQR from the coding sequence GTGACGACCGACGCCCTGACCGAGCCGGATGCGGCCGGCCCCGCCGACGCGGAGGCGTACATCGGCGTCTCGCTCGGACGCCGCATCCGCGCCGCCCGCACGGCCAAGAAGCTGTCGATGCGGGCTCTGGCGGGCGCGGCGGAGATCAGTCAGCCGTTCCTGAGCCAGATCGAGGGCGGCCGGACGATGCCGTCGATCCTCACGCTCTTCAAGCTCGCGAAGGTGCTCGACATCTCCCCGTCGGAACTGCTGCCGGCCGAGGAGGAGCCGGAGCCGATCCACGTCGTCCGTCGCGGCGAGGGCGAGCTCGTTCCCGTCTCGGAGAGCGACGACGGCGCCGTCAGCCGGATCATCTCCTCCGCCGCCACCCGCGGAGCGACCGTGCAGGAGTACCGCATCACCCGCGCGCCGTATGTGGGCGAGTGGTTCGAATCCGACGGCGAGAACACGATCTACCTCGTCTCGGGATCCCTGACGGTGGAGCTCGAGGACCGCGGTTCGTGGACGCTCGGCGCCGGCGACGCCCTCTCGCACCCCGGCGCACTGCGCAACCGCTGGCGCATCGACGGCGCCGAGCCGGCCGTGCTGCTGCTTGTGCACGTCGCCCAGCGCTGA
- a CDS encoding thiamine pyrophosphate-binding protein, with protein sequence MRADAVEAVIRGLKRAGVSVATYLPDSLLKELYPALDADPDIRTIPVTNEGEGAAIAGGVFLSGKRAVLVMENSGLRAATEHLARMGLGAGIPVVMIMSYRGEMGENNWWAIPHGITMEPLLKALRTPYTIVRDVDQLETAIVRAYDTAYASYYHAAIVLGGDLVR encoded by the coding sequence ATGAGAGCCGACGCCGTCGAGGCGGTGATCCGCGGGCTCAAGCGAGCCGGCGTCTCCGTCGCCACGTACCTGCCCGACTCGCTGCTGAAGGAGCTGTACCCGGCTCTGGATGCGGACCCCGACATCCGCACCATCCCCGTCACGAACGAGGGCGAGGGCGCCGCGATCGCCGGCGGCGTGTTCCTCTCGGGCAAGCGCGCCGTACTGGTCATGGAGAACTCGGGGCTGCGCGCCGCGACCGAGCACCTCGCCCGCATGGGTCTCGGCGCCGGCATCCCCGTCGTCATGATCATGAGCTACCGCGGGGAGATGGGCGAGAACAACTGGTGGGCGATCCCGCACGGCATCACGATGGAGCCGCTGCTGAAGGCGCTGCGCACGCCGTACACGATCGTCCGCGACGTCGACCAGCTCGAGACGGCGATCGTCCGTGCCTACGACACCGCCTACGCGTCGTACTACCACGCCGCCATCGTCCTCGGAGGGGATCTGGTCCGATGA
- a CDS encoding DUF1304 domain-containing protein translates to MLIVGLVFAGLAAVLHVYIFWMESFAWDRPRTRQTFGLGSDEQVQMTKPMAYNQGFYNLFLALTVFVGIVGVAAGATAVGGALVLTGTGSMLAAALVLLLSDRTKARAAITQGTLPLLAVIATTIGLLLQSNLAA, encoded by the coding sequence ATGCTCATCGTCGGACTCGTGTTCGCGGGCCTCGCGGCCGTGCTGCACGTCTACATCTTCTGGATGGAATCGTTCGCGTGGGATCGTCCCCGCACCCGTCAGACCTTCGGTCTGGGCAGCGACGAGCAGGTGCAGATGACGAAGCCGATGGCGTACAACCAGGGCTTCTACAACCTGTTCCTCGCCCTCACGGTCTTCGTCGGCATCGTCGGTGTCGCGGCGGGAGCGACGGCGGTGGGCGGGGCGCTCGTGCTGACCGGCACCGGCTCGATGCTGGCGGCGGCCCTGGTGCTGCTGCTCTCGGACCGCACCAAGGCGCGCGCCGCGATCACGCAGGGCACGCTGCCGCTGCTCGCCGTCATCGCGACGACGATCGGCCTGCTGCTGCAGTCGAACCTGGCCGCCTGA
- a CDS encoding NtaA/DmoA family FMN-dependent monooxygenase (This protein belongs to a clade of FMN-dependent monooxygenases, within a broader family of flavin-dependent oxidoreductases, the luciferase-like monooxygenase (LMM) family, some of whose members use coenzyme F420 rather than FMN.), giving the protein MTRIALGVFEMMNPSNGMPTWTHPDGRGDDWDRLDYWVDLARELDAAGFDFLFFADTYGYATLEGRMPDEVAAHGIQFPALDPMLAIATLARETEHLGFVVTSPTTVEKPYGTARRFATLDRFTGGRIGWNVVTGSSQATTDQLFGVTEALDHDQRYDAADEFLDTCLRLWEHSWDDDAELRDRARGVYADPAKLHRVEVAGTYQRAAGIFAVPPTPQRTPVLFQAGTSDRGRAYAARNAEAVFIQGQSIAAAKAHVDDIRAQAVTHGRDPHDIAVISGMTVTVAATEAEARALRDEYEAVLQRADAAVMFAGITGLDLTGIDPDTRVVDLRTDLGQTLIQRYARQNPEMRVGEILDQFRTKAIRGFQITGSPEQVADEIEAIVDGSGLDGLMLEPTFGGPGAYRAFIDLVVPVLAERSRVGPPAGATLREHFGGGPRLAPTHRAHSLAAREAASVPS; this is encoded by the coding sequence ATGACAAGGATCGCGCTCGGGGTCTTCGAGATGATGAACCCCTCCAACGGCATGCCCACCTGGACGCATCCCGACGGCCGCGGCGACGACTGGGACCGCCTCGACTACTGGGTCGATCTGGCGCGCGAACTGGATGCGGCCGGCTTCGACTTCCTGTTCTTCGCCGACACCTACGGCTACGCCACGCTCGAGGGGCGGATGCCCGACGAGGTGGCGGCCCACGGCATCCAGTTCCCCGCGCTGGATCCGATGCTCGCGATCGCGACGCTCGCACGCGAGACCGAGCACCTGGGGTTCGTGGTGACCTCGCCCACGACCGTGGAGAAGCCCTACGGGACCGCGCGCCGCTTCGCGACCCTCGACCGTTTCACCGGCGGACGCATCGGCTGGAACGTCGTGACCGGCAGCTCACAGGCGACCACGGACCAGCTGTTCGGGGTGACCGAGGCGCTCGACCACGACCAGCGCTACGACGCCGCCGACGAGTTCCTCGACACGTGCCTGCGCCTGTGGGAGCACAGCTGGGACGACGACGCCGAGCTGCGCGACCGCGCACGGGGCGTGTACGCCGACCCCGCGAAGCTGCACCGCGTGGAGGTCGCGGGCACCTACCAGCGCGCCGCCGGGATCTTCGCGGTGCCGCCCACGCCGCAACGCACCCCGGTGCTCTTCCAGGCCGGCACCTCGGACCGCGGTCGCGCCTACGCAGCCCGCAACGCCGAGGCCGTGTTCATCCAGGGCCAGTCGATCGCCGCCGCCAAGGCGCACGTCGACGACATCCGGGCACAGGCCGTGACCCACGGGCGCGACCCGCACGACATCGCCGTGATCTCGGGCATGACCGTGACGGTGGCCGCGACCGAGGCCGAGGCGCGCGCCCTGCGCGACGAGTACGAGGCCGTGCTGCAGCGCGCGGATGCGGCCGTCATGTTCGCCGGGATCACCGGGCTCGATCTCACCGGCATCGATCCCGACACCAGGGTCGTGGACCTGCGCACGGACCTCGGCCAGACCCTCATCCAGCGCTACGCGCGCCAGAACCCCGAGATGCGTGTGGGCGAGATCCTCGACCAGTTCCGCACGAAGGCGATCCGCGGGTTCCAGATCACCGGATCCCCCGAACAGGTCGCCGACGAGATCGAGGCGATCGTCGACGGCTCCGGACTCGACGGTCTCATGCTGGAGCCGACCTTCGGCGGGCCCGGAGCTTACCGCGCGTTCATCGACCTCGTGGTGCCCGTGCTGGCCGAGCGGAGCCGGGTCGGCCCTCCCGCCGGCGCCACGCTGCGCGAGCACTTCGGCGGCGGTCCTCGCCTGGCCCCCACGCACCGCGCGCATTCGCTCGCCGCGCGCGAGGCCGCATCCGTTCCGTCCTGA